Proteins from a single region of Butyrivibrio fibrisolvens:
- a CDS encoding GNAT family N-acetyltransferase, protein MTAEQLWEEFCTKKGIDINTPYEAWGFGEDEDGDKLLQLVLEGKKFGTASLYDAYEAEGELDEIPEAGEYSVLLNSKDEAMCVIRDYDVYIRKFNEVPPYHAYSEGEGDRSLKYWREVHKEFFEEEAEEYGIEFTEESRVICEKFSLEYVAGQADEDEDELLFLEPSMDFADEIAAYRQEMLDADSSFDGCFSMKRMSDMKEYVDHCIGWANPSREADEHGAWGNVLMAFRKSDMKMVGCMQVHNVLTERMEKYTGHVGYSVRPSERRKGYAKRILAKALDFLKSFGFDEIGVSCIPTNEASKKTILANGGEYIETVFLECDQVDLERYRIRLN, encoded by the coding sequence ATGACAGCAGAACAGTTATGGGAAGAATTTTGCACTAAAAAAGGAATAGATATAAATACCCCTTATGAAGCATGGGGATTTGGCGAAGATGAGGATGGAGACAAGCTCCTGCAGCTTGTACTTGAAGGTAAGAAGTTTGGAACAGCAAGTCTCTACGATGCATATGAAGCTGAAGGAGAGCTTGACGAGATTCCGGAAGCTGGTGAATACAGCGTTTTATTAAACAGCAAAGATGAAGCAATGTGCGTTATAAGAGATTATGACGTATACATTAGAAAGTTTAATGAAGTGCCTCCATATCATGCATATTCTGAAGGAGAGGGTGACCGCTCTCTTAAATACTGGAGAGAAGTTCATAAGGAGTTCTTTGAAGAGGAAGCCGAGGAATACGGAATAGAATTTACAGAAGAGTCCAGAGTTATCTGTGAGAAGTTCTCACTTGAATATGTGGCAGGTCAGGCTGATGAAGACGAAGATGAGCTTTTATTTTTAGAGCCGTCTATGGATTTTGCTGATGAGATCGCTGCTTACAGGCAGGAGATGCTTGATGCTGATTCAAGCTTTGATGGATGCTTTTCTATGAAAAGAATGTCTGATATGAAGGAGTATGTCGATCACTGTATAGGCTGGGCGAATCCAAGCAGAGAAGCAGATGAGCACGGCGCCTGGGGCAATGTCCTTATGGCCTTTAGAAAATCAGATATGAAAATGGTAGGCTGCATGCAGGTTCACAACGTTCTCACTGAGAGAATGGAGAAATATACCGGACATGTAGGATATTCAGTAAGACCTTCAGAAAGAAGAAAAGGTTACGCTAAGAGGATACTTGCTAAAGCCCTGGATTTTCTTAAGAGCTTTGGATTTGATGAAATAGGTGTAAGCTGTATTCCTACAAATGAAGCAAGTAAAAAGACAATTCTTGCAAATGGCGGAGAGTATATCGAAACAGTATTTTTAGAATGTGATCAGGTAGATCTTGAAAGATACAGGATCCGTCTGAACTGA